In Gossypium arboreum isolate Shixiya-1 chromosome 5, ASM2569848v2, whole genome shotgun sequence, a single genomic region encodes these proteins:
- the LOC108483982 gene encoding GATA transcription factor 21-like, giving the protein MTPLYDLNSPPSPFPLEDLKHHHHHHLQLFLSLPQHTASSSSAHHPTFFSSTDAAATHKPQEPKPYDLKVNNYVSHDGGGGSSDIQQAISSSSSLLESAAVDLSLSRKRKDDGDDYESVSDRNNGSSVELKWMSSKMRLTKKMMMNSNCSGPPPLPHNKAAVNDSKYQYPIQDSDEKYYFSKTNNTIRVCSDCNTTTTPLWRSGPRGPKSLCNACGIRQRKARRALEAAAENGETVAASMKIRVHHNKKEIKKSRTVGQYKKELKSKSGNTCLHHHQKKRKLCFKEITLSLSKNSGLQRVFPQDVEDAAILLMELSCGLFHT; this is encoded by the exons ATGACACCGCTCTATGATCTCAACTCACCACCCTCTCCCTTTCCCCTAGAGGATCTAaaacaccaccaccaccaccatctTCAGCTTTTTCTGTCACTCCCCCAACATACTGCTTCTTCTTCATCTGCTCATCATCCTACTTTCTTTAGCAGTACTGATGCTGCTGCCACTCATAAACCTCAAGAACCAAAACCCTATGATCTCAAG GTCAATAATTACGTGAGTCATGATGGAGGAGGTGGATCAAGCGATATTCAACAGGCGATAAGCTCATCGTCATCATTACTTGAGTCTGCTGCGGTGGATTTATCCTTaagtagaaaaagaaaagatgatggagatgattaTGAGAGTGTAAGTGATCGTAATAATGGATCATCAGTGGAACTGAAATGGATGTCTTCTAAGATGAGATTAACGAAAAAGATGATGATGAACTCCAATTGCAGTGGTCCTCCTCCATTACCACATAATAAAGCAGCAGTGAATGACAGTAAATATCAATATCCGATTCAGGATAGCGATGAAAAATATTATTTCAGTAAAACTAATAACACCATTAGAGTCTGCTCCGACTGCAACACAACCACGACGCCTCTTTGGAGAAGTGGGCCTCGAGGTCCCAAG TCTCTTTGCAATGCTTGTGGGATTCGGCAAAGGAAGGCAAGACGAGCCCTGGAAGCAGCGGCGGAAAATGGAGAGACTGTTGCAGCATCGATGAAGATTAGGGTACACCACAACAAGAAGGAAATAAAGAAATCACGTACTGTTGGACAATATAAGAAAGAGTTGAAGAGTAAATCAGGCAATACCTGTCTTCATCATCATCAGAAGAAGAGGAAGCTTTGTTTTAAGGAAATTACTCTAAGTTTGAGCAAGAATTCAGGTTTGCAGCGTGTGTTTCCTCAAGATGTGGAAGACGCTGCAATCCTCCTAATGGAGCTATCTTGTGGCCTTTTTCACACTTGA